From Diaminobutyricibacter sp. McL0608, one genomic window encodes:
- the ftsW gene encoding putative lipid II flippase FtsW, translating to MTNPPRSVRAPRVGGIGRPVPRQTAHEQGAGRGAEREQAPGTAARISLGRVFQAESANYFMLLGITLFMVVFGLVMVLSSSSVESHTDTDNFFSRFWSQGIYALVGLPLMLLVSRLPTAFWKKTVWVFLGLACLLQLLVLVTPLGVEIGGNRNWLRIGGFAGQPSEAIKVALVVWLGVVLARKRDLLDNWKHLLIPVVPVAGGAILLVIMGGDLGTTVIMAGIVLGALFFAGVKIRHLAVGSLVISGLALLIAFSSKSRVGRIMAFFGGHSAANPDVTWQINNGFYALASGGVFGVGLGNSHSKWSWLPAADTDFIFAIIGEELGLIGAIVVLVLFVLLAITFLRIIHASSDPFAKITTAAILVWLIAQAFVNIGVVLGVIPVLGVPLPLISAGGTAMISSMIAIGIVLSFARETSRENERAARGISSRA from the coding sequence AGGGCGCCGGACGGGGCGCCGAGCGGGAGCAGGCTCCGGGCACCGCCGCGCGCATCTCGCTCGGCCGGGTCTTCCAGGCCGAATCCGCGAACTACTTCATGCTGCTCGGGATCACGCTGTTCATGGTCGTGTTCGGGTTGGTGATGGTGCTCTCGTCGTCCTCCGTCGAGTCGCACACCGACACCGACAACTTCTTCTCCCGTTTCTGGTCACAGGGGATCTATGCCCTGGTCGGCCTGCCGCTCATGCTGCTGGTGTCGCGACTCCCGACCGCGTTCTGGAAGAAGACGGTCTGGGTGTTCCTCGGTCTCGCCTGCCTACTTCAACTGCTGGTGCTCGTCACCCCGCTCGGCGTCGAGATCGGGGGCAACCGCAACTGGCTGCGGATCGGCGGGTTCGCCGGTCAGCCATCCGAAGCGATCAAGGTGGCGCTCGTCGTCTGGCTCGGCGTCGTTCTGGCGCGCAAACGCGACCTGCTCGACAACTGGAAGCACCTTCTCATCCCGGTGGTTCCGGTGGCGGGCGGAGCGATCCTCCTGGTCATCATGGGCGGCGACCTCGGAACGACCGTGATCATGGCCGGGATCGTCCTCGGCGCCCTGTTCTTCGCAGGTGTCAAGATCCGGCACCTGGCTGTCGGCAGCCTGGTGATCTCGGGGCTCGCCTTGCTGATCGCCTTCTCGAGCAAGAGCCGGGTCGGGCGCATCATGGCATTCTTCGGTGGTCACAGTGCGGCCAACCCGGATGTCACCTGGCAGATCAACAACGGCTTCTACGCGCTGGCCTCCGGTGGCGTCTTTGGGGTCGGCCTCGGCAACTCGCATTCCAAATGGTCCTGGCTCCCGGCAGCCGACACCGACTTCATCTTCGCGATCATCGGCGAGGAGCTGGGTCTGATCGGCGCCATCGTCGTGCTCGTCCTGTTCGTGCTGCTGGCGATCACGTTCCTGCGCATCATCCACGCCAGCAGCGACCCGTTCGCGAAGATCACGACCGCCGCCATCCTCGTGTGGCTGATCGCCCAGGCGTTCGTGAACATCGGCGTCGTGCTCGGGGTCATCCCTGTCCTCGGAGTGCCGCTTCCCCTGATCTCCGCAGGTGGAACTGCAATGATCAGTTCCATGATCGCAATAGGTATCGTCCTGTCATTCGCCCGGGAGACCAGCCGCGAGAACGAACGCGCAGCACG